Below is a window of Lebetimonas sp. JH292 DNA.
ATGAACTAAAACAAATGTAGGAGCTAATATTGGATAACCTTTTTTAGGATAAGCAATCAATTTAAAGAAATCATTTTTAAGTGAAAATCCTCCGTAAGCCGCACCTTTTGCAAAATTTGCCGGAGTTGCCGCATAAAATGCCCCATCTTTTCCCTGAACTTCTGCCAAATTTAACCCGTTTTTAACAGCATCTGCATAATCAACATAACCTACAGAATAAGGATTTGTTTTAATAGCAGTGCTTACACCGAAGTTTCCTTTTCCTGCGACACCTCTACCCTGTGCGTCTGTAGGCCAGTTAACTGCTTTGTGAACACCGAAATGATGAAACCAAGTTGTACTTAATTTACTTAAATAATATGTAAAGTTAAAAGTTGTTCCTGATTTGTCACTTCTGTGAACAAAAATGATTTTTTTATGAGGAAGTTTTTCATTCGGATTGTATTTTGCTATCCAAGGATTGTCCCAGTATTGAATGCTTCCAAGAGCTATACCCTCTATTGCAATTTCACTTAGTTTTAAACTGTGAACACCAGGAATATTGTACGCAAGTGTAATTCCCCCTATTACAGTAGGAAACTGTGCCAAATGATATTTTCTCAATGTCCTAGGAGTCAAAGGTTTGTCTGTTCCGCCAAAATCGACATGTCTTACCTCTATTTCTTTAATACCAGTCCCGCTTCCTGTTGCGGTATAGTTTACCCTGTTTGAAGTTTCAGAATAAAAACCTTTTATCCACGCTTTGTTTACCGGATATTGAAATG
It encodes the following:
- the pstS gene encoding phosphate ABC transporter substrate-binding protein PstS, with the protein product MLKKLAFGVVLGASAFAWTINGTGSSFQYPVNKAWIKGFYSETSNRVNYTATGSGTGIKEIEVRHVDFGGTDKPLTPRTLRKYHLAQFPTVIGGITLAYNIPGVHSLKLSEIAIEGIALGSIQYWDNPWIAKYNPNEKLPHKKIIFVHRSDKSGTTFNFTYYLSKLSTTWFHHFGVHKAVNWPTDAQGRGVAGKGNFGVSTAIKTNPYSVGYVDYADAVKNGLNLAEVQGKDGAFYAATPANFAKGAAYGGFSLKNDFFKLIAYPKKGYPILAPTFVLVHYDDAKTAKRVTSFFSYAYDHDEVASKLGYIPLPSNVKALVKKYWVEKGISPEK